A window of the Pantoea sp. Lij88 genome harbors these coding sequences:
- a CDS encoding SDR family oxidoreductase produces the protein MATCFIIGAAGKVGQQLTRQLSSKGHAVTALHRKPEQAETLQAAGAKPVAGDIQQLSVTALAELMTGHDVAVFTAGAGGAGIELTNAIDGEGLKLAVAAAEQAGVSRFMLVSAFPDAGRGKTPSEGFENYMRVKRLADAELVASPLEWVIMRPGTLTDEAGTGRVHADLAIPYGEIPREDVAATLVGLIENPAIKYQIIELTKGDVPIEVALQRLQRG, from the coding sequence ATGGCGACATGTTTCATTATCGGCGCGGCGGGCAAGGTTGGCCAACAGCTGACCCGTCAGCTGAGCAGCAAAGGCCATGCAGTGACGGCCTTGCACCGTAAACCGGAACAGGCGGAGACGCTCCAGGCCGCAGGCGCAAAGCCTGTTGCCGGAGATATTCAGCAGCTGAGCGTGACGGCACTGGCAGAGTTGATGACCGGTCACGACGTGGCCGTTTTTACGGCGGGCGCGGGCGGAGCAGGCATCGAGCTGACGAATGCGATTGACGGTGAAGGGCTGAAACTGGCGGTAGCCGCAGCTGAGCAGGCGGGGGTCTCCCGCTTTATGCTGGTGTCCGCTTTTCCCGATGCCGGTCGTGGCAAAACCCCGTCAGAGGGATTTGAGAATTACATGCGGGTGAAGCGCCTGGCGGATGCCGAGCTGGTGGCGAGTCCGCTGGAGTGGGTTATCATGCGGCCGGGTACGCTAACCGATGAAGCCGGTACGGGTCGGGTTCATGCTGACCTGGCGATTCCCTATGGTGAGATCCCACGCGAAGATGTGGCGGCAACGCTGGTCGGGCTGATTGAGAATCCGGCGATTAAGTATCAGATCATTGAACTCACCAAAGGTGATGTGCCGATTGAGGTAGCGTTGCAGAGGTTGCAGCGGGGATAG
- a CDS encoding diguanylate cyclase, protein MKFDKLRHDKSSIRNKLRKISTINSAVILLLCWILLSSTSLLFIKNYEKRNLELIGSTLSTTLTAATVFADSYDARNKIERLGDQGMYASAKLVTRDQIVLVRWNARQEQTGWYSRLLREWIYHQPLNVNIIHADAAVGTLTLEGTVTGAVSFIRYSFLILTSGMLCVLLISLLLSEFLHRGMIATLRTITSSIHYVIHSGDFSLRIPGGPIREFQLFSDDLNSLLMEMQSLKASLMRDNLSLAAKALEDPLTGLANRSAFSARLTQLLDQQYAHERFALLFLDGDRFKSINDNWGHAAGDEVLKAIGSRLLSLASEQDLVARLGGDEFAMLVSSQASEAALQQLMQRIHDVIMEKIIIAEGMPISTSVTIGYAWSQHGDTVESILERADMNMYKNKRTNKA, encoded by the coding sequence ATGAAATTCGATAAATTAAGACATGACAAGTCCTCTATCCGCAATAAACTGCGGAAAATAAGCACCATCAACTCAGCGGTGATATTACTGTTGTGCTGGATATTGCTTTCATCAACATCACTGCTGTTTATTAAAAATTATGAGAAACGAAATCTCGAATTAATTGGCTCGACGTTAAGTACCACATTGACGGCGGCTACCGTTTTTGCCGACAGTTACGACGCGCGAAATAAAATCGAACGGCTTGGCGATCAGGGCATGTACGCCTCGGCGAAGCTGGTCACCCGTGATCAGATTGTTCTGGTCCGGTGGAATGCGCGGCAGGAACAGACGGGCTGGTATTCGCGTTTGTTACGTGAATGGATTTATCACCAACCGCTCAACGTTAATATCATTCACGCTGACGCGGCTGTCGGCACGTTGACGCTGGAAGGCACGGTGACCGGCGCGGTCAGTTTTATTCGTTACTCATTCCTGATTCTGACCAGCGGGATGCTCTGTGTACTGCTTATCTCACTGCTGCTGAGTGAATTTCTGCATCGGGGCATGATCGCGACGCTGCGCACCATCACCAGCTCGATTCACTATGTGATTCATTCTGGCGATTTTTCGCTGCGCATTCCGGGTGGCCCGATCCGGGAATTTCAGCTCTTTTCAGATGACCTGAACTCGCTGCTGATGGAGATGCAGTCGCTGAAGGCGTCGCTGATGCGTGACAATCTCTCGCTGGCCGCCAAAGCGCTGGAAGATCCACTGACTGGCCTGGCGAATCGCAGTGCCTTCTCCGCCCGACTGACTCAGCTGCTCGATCAGCAATATGCCCACGAGCGCTTTGCTCTGCTGTTTCTGGATGGCGATCGCTTCAAGAGCATCAATGATAACTGGGGCCATGCCGCCGGGGATGAGGTATTAAAAGCGATAGGGTCGCGCCTGCTGTCACTCGCGTCTGAGCAGGATTTAGTCGCCCGATTAGGCGGGGATGAGTTTGCCATGCTGGTCAGCAGCCAGGCCAGTGAGGCGGCGTTACAGCAACTTATGCAGCGCATTCATGACGTCATTATGGAAAAAATTATCATTGCAGAAGGCATGCCGATTTCGACCTCGGTGACTATCGGCTACGCCTGGTCACAGCACGGTGACACGGTCGAGTCCATTCTCGAACGAGCCGATATGAATATGTACAAGAATAAGCGAACAAATAAAGCGTAA
- a CDS encoding LysR family transcriptional regulator encodes MHDHRLKDILPFVASVECGSFTAAAERLHVTGSAVSKSVSRLETRLGSRLLERTTRSLHLTDAGSAYYQTCLRILEDLAEAEAVLAAQRIIPSGRLRLAVPTTYGRLNVMPLMMPFCQQHPELALSLSLSDRFVDLFEEGVDVAVRIGGAPDLPASLGWRNMGREQMQFCASPAYLDRVGRPENEAELLNHPAILYERVDGTTKPWLFTTEDGQPNWREVPFRLALGDVDAQLQAVIAGLGVAQMPSWLIQRAVAAGELEIILPHLQPDGLTLSVVWPRRKQFLPKVDALLSALSALAIR; translated from the coding sequence ATGCACGATCATCGCCTCAAAGATATTCTGCCGTTCGTTGCCAGCGTTGAGTGTGGCAGCTTTACCGCCGCGGCTGAGCGTCTGCACGTAACCGGATCGGCGGTCAGTAAAAGCGTCAGCCGCCTGGAGACGCGCCTCGGCTCGCGGCTGCTGGAACGCACGACGCGCAGCCTGCACCTCACCGACGCAGGTAGTGCTTATTATCAGACCTGCCTGCGCATTCTGGAGGATCTGGCCGAAGCCGAAGCGGTGCTGGCTGCCCAGCGCATTATTCCCTCTGGTCGCCTGCGCCTGGCAGTGCCCACCACCTATGGCCGCCTCAACGTCATGCCGCTTATGATGCCCTTTTGCCAGCAGCACCCGGAGCTTGCGCTCAGCCTGAGTCTGTCCGATCGCTTTGTAGACCTGTTTGAAGAAGGCGTGGATGTGGCAGTGCGCATCGGCGGCGCGCCCGACCTGCCAGCTTCGCTGGGCTGGCGTAACATGGGCCGCGAGCAGATGCAGTTCTGTGCTTCTCCCGCTTATCTTGATCGCGTGGGACGTCCGGAGAATGAAGCAGAACTGCTGAACCATCCCGCGATCCTTTATGAACGCGTGGATGGCACGACCAAACCCTGGCTGTTTACCACCGAGGATGGTCAGCCAAACTGGCGTGAGGTGCCGTTCCGGCTGGCACTGGGCGACGTCGATGCCCAGCTTCAGGCGGTTATCGCCGGGCTGGGTGTGGCCCAGATGCCCTCCTGGCTGATTCAGCGCGCCGTAGCAGCCGGTGAGCTGGAGATTATTTTGCCGCATTTGCAGCCGGACGGACTCACGCTGAGCGTGGTGTGGCCACGACGCAAACAGTTCCTGCCGAAAGTGGACGCACTCCTGTCGGCATTAAGTGCCCTCGCCATTCGCTGA
- a CDS encoding TIM barrel protein: MSLNIPNARFCINRKIAPGLTLPQFFKLVSQLGIHNVELRNDMPSGRVTDDLTGDEVKALARESGIRIVTINALYPFNQLNEEVLQRARQLLSDAQSVGAESLVLCPLNDGTPISAADTVSALKTLAPLFADAGIQGLVEPLGFPQSSLRSATQAQTLIREARVPFRLLIDTFHHHLFEDAEQTFEQEIDIQQIGLVHLSGVTDPRPLSQLTDEERIMLSADDRLRSKEQVGRLEKMGYTGLYAFEPFSSVMNSWQAADITREIRDSIQLLNHSA; the protein is encoded by the coding sequence ATGAGCCTGAATATTCCCAACGCGCGCTTTTGCATCAACCGTAAAATAGCGCCCGGCCTCACCCTTCCTCAGTTTTTTAAACTGGTCAGCCAGCTGGGTATTCACAATGTCGAGCTGCGCAATGATATGCCCAGCGGACGCGTGACCGACGATCTCACCGGCGATGAGGTGAAAGCGCTGGCGCGTGAGTCAGGCATCCGGATTGTCACCATCAATGCGCTCTACCCGTTTAACCAGCTGAATGAAGAGGTGCTGCAGCGCGCCCGCCAGCTGTTAAGCGATGCGCAGTCGGTCGGTGCAGAATCGCTGGTGCTCTGCCCGCTCAATGACGGCACGCCCATCAGCGCCGCCGACACCGTGAGCGCACTGAAAACCCTGGCCCCGCTGTTCGCCGATGCGGGCATTCAGGGACTGGTCGAGCCGCTGGGCTTCCCGCAAAGCTCACTGCGCTCGGCAACCCAGGCGCAGACGCTGATCCGTGAAGCGCGCGTGCCGTTCAGATTACTGATCGACACCTTCCATCATCATCTGTTTGAGGATGCGGAGCAGACCTTCGAACAGGAGATAGACATTCAGCAGATCGGTCTGGTTCACCTCTCCGGCGTCACCGACCCGCGCCCGCTCAGTCAGCTCACCGACGAAGAGCGCATTATGCTCAGCGCAGATGACAGATTGCGCAGCAAAGAGCAGGTCGGGCGGCTGGAGAAGATGGGCTACACCGGCCTTTACGCCTTTGAGCCGTTCTCCTCCGTGATGAACAGCTGGCAGGCAGCGGACATCACCCGTGAAATTCGCGACAGCATCCAGCTGTTGAACCACTCAGCTTAA
- a CDS encoding anion permease, whose amino-acid sequence MKTLSAVTEPPKPAPAAAGKKKAIMLALPVIVAILLLLVPTPAGLEPYAWHFFAIFVGVIVGLIFEPLPGAVIGLTGVVVIALFSQFLLFSPAELANPKFKVASESFKWAVSGFGNSTVWLIFGAFMFAAGYDKTQFGRRLALILVKYLGRRSLTLGYAITFADLLLAPFTPSNTARSGGTIYPIIANLPPLYGSKPNDPSARKIGSYLMWVAITAACITSSMFLSALAPNLLALALVKSIIGFDISWGMWFLAFLPLGVLLILTMPLLAYWFYPPEVKINDEVPKWAIAELEKLGRLTRNEILLLVFVVCALLMWIFATSWIEPALAALLVVVLMLWTGVLSWNDITSNKPAWNTFAWFATLVALADGLARVGFIAWLGKEGGMLLQGYDPQISAVVLLIAFFLLHYLFASTTAHTTALLPAMLTIAASIPGINMPVFCLMLCTSLGVMGIITPYGTGPSPIYYGSGYLPTKDYWRLGTIFGAIFLGSMMLIAYPWMVWMF is encoded by the coding sequence ATGAAAACACTCTCAGCTGTTACTGAACCCCCAAAACCCGCACCAGCGGCAGCGGGTAAAAAGAAAGCTATCATGCTGGCTCTGCCGGTGATCGTGGCCATATTGCTGTTGCTGGTACCGACACCCGCCGGACTCGAACCCTACGCGTGGCACTTCTTCGCCATCTTCGTCGGGGTGATTGTCGGACTGATCTTTGAACCGCTGCCAGGCGCGGTGATCGGTCTGACCGGCGTGGTGGTGATCGCGCTGTTCAGCCAGTTTCTGCTCTTCAGCCCGGCCGAGCTGGCTAATCCGAAATTCAAAGTCGCCAGTGAGTCCTTTAAATGGGCGGTCAGCGGTTTCGGCAACTCTACGGTCTGGCTCATCTTCGGGGCCTTCATGTTTGCTGCGGGTTACGACAAAACGCAGTTTGGTCGTCGCCTGGCCCTGATTCTGGTGAAGTATCTGGGTCGCCGCAGTCTGACGCTGGGTTATGCCATCACCTTTGCTGACCTGCTTCTCGCACCGTTTACCCCATCCAACACCGCGCGCAGTGGCGGCACCATCTACCCGATTATCGCCAACCTGCCTCCGCTGTATGGCTCAAAACCCAACGACCCGAGCGCGCGTAAAATCGGTTCGTATCTGATGTGGGTTGCGATTACCGCAGCCTGTATCACCAGTTCGATGTTCCTCTCTGCCCTGGCCCCTAACCTGCTGGCACTGGCGCTGGTGAAAAGCATCATCGGTTTTGATATCTCATGGGGTATGTGGTTCCTGGCCTTCCTGCCACTGGGCGTGCTGCTGATTCTGACCATGCCGCTGCTGGCTTACTGGTTCTATCCACCTGAAGTCAAAATCAACGATGAAGTGCCGAAATGGGCTATCGCAGAACTGGAGAAACTGGGCCGGCTGACCCGTAACGAAATCCTGCTGCTGGTGTTTGTGGTCTGTGCTCTGCTGATGTGGATTTTCGCCACCTCATGGATTGAGCCTGCTCTGGCTGCCCTGCTGGTCGTGGTGCTGATGCTGTGGACAGGCGTCCTGAGCTGGAATGACATCACCAGTAATAAACCGGCCTGGAACACCTTCGCCTGGTTCGCCACCCTGGTCGCGCTGGCGGATGGCCTGGCGCGCGTCGGATTCATCGCCTGGTTAGGTAAAGAGGGAGGCATGCTGCTACAGGGCTATGACCCACAGATTTCCGCTGTCGTGCTGTTGATTGCCTTCTTCCTGCTGCACTACCTGTTTGCCAGTACAACCGCGCATACCACCGCGCTGTTACCGGCCATGCTGACCATCGCAGCGTCAATCCCAGGCATCAATATGCCGGTCTTCTGCCTGATGCTCTGTACCTCTCTGGGTGTGATGGGCATCATCACACCTTACGGTACTGGCCCAAGCCCGATTTACTACGGTAGCGGTTATCTGCCGACTAAAGATTACTGGCGCCTGGGCACGATCTTCGGTGCCATCTTCCTGGGCTCCATGATGCTGATTGCCTATCCGTGGATGGTGTGGATGTTCTGA
- a CDS encoding Gfo/Idh/MocA family oxidoreductase, whose product MTINMGVIGTGAIGREHIRRCSTVLQNARVVALNDINRDNCQQIVNELTPEARIYDHAIDLINDPQVNAVLVTSWGPTHEAFVLACIEAGKAVFCEKPLAVTAQGCMNIVKAEIKAGRKLVQVGFMRPYDSGYRALKAVIDSGEIGEPLMLHCAHRNPEVGDSYTTDMAITDTLIHELDVLRWLLNDDYVSVQVIFPRKTRKASSHLRDPQIVLLETAKGARIDVEIFVNCEYGYDIQCEVVGESGIARLPEPVSVQTRSAAKLSTTILTDWKKRFIDAYDVELQAFINNVISGEMTGPSAWDGYAAAVAADACVAAQTSGEIVQVKMADKPAFYR is encoded by the coding sequence ATGACAATTAACATGGGTGTTATCGGCACCGGCGCAATCGGCCGCGAACATATCCGCCGTTGCAGCACAGTTTTACAGAATGCGCGCGTGGTGGCTCTCAACGACATCAACCGCGACAACTGCCAGCAGATTGTGAACGAACTGACGCCGGAAGCGCGTATTTATGACCATGCGATTGATCTGATCAACGATCCGCAGGTCAACGCGGTGCTGGTCACCTCCTGGGGTCCGACGCATGAAGCCTTTGTGCTGGCCTGTATCGAGGCAGGCAAAGCGGTGTTCTGCGAAAAGCCGCTGGCGGTCACCGCACAGGGCTGTATGAACATTGTGAAAGCAGAAATTAAAGCGGGTCGTAAGTTGGTGCAGGTCGGCTTTATGCGCCCCTATGACAGTGGCTACCGTGCCCTGAAAGCGGTGATCGACAGCGGTGAGATTGGCGAGCCTTTGATGCTGCACTGCGCGCATCGCAACCCGGAAGTGGGCGACAGCTACACCACCGACATGGCGATCACCGACACACTGATCCACGAACTCGATGTGCTGCGCTGGCTGCTGAATGATGACTATGTCAGCGTGCAGGTGATCTTCCCGCGTAAAACCCGCAAGGCGTCGTCACACCTGCGCGATCCGCAAATCGTGCTGCTGGAGACCGCTAAAGGCGCGCGCATTGACGTCGAAATCTTTGTGAACTGTGAATATGGTTACGACATTCAGTGTGAAGTGGTGGGTGAAAGCGGCATTGCCCGCCTGCCGGAGCCGGTTTCTGTGCAGACGCGCAGCGCGGCAAAACTCTCGACCACCATTCTGACGGACTGGAAAAAGCGCTTTATCGATGCGTATGACGTGGAGTTGCAGGCATTTATTAATAACGTCATCAGCGGTGAGATGACCGGTCCTTCAGCGTGGGATGGTTACGCCGCTGCGGTTGCGGCAGATGCCTGCGTCGCGGCGCAGACGTCCGGAGAGATTGTACAGGTTAAGATGGCGGATAAACCGGCGTTTTATCGCTGA
- a CDS encoding SDR family oxidoreductase, whose translation MKKQALIVGISGVIGRALAEKLQHEGWEVTGLSRGRGAVPEGATSLTADLTDAEAVRDALKSVKPDALFFSVWARQENEKENIRVNGGMVRNVIEALGDRLKGSHVALVTGLKHYLGPFEAYGKGAVPVTPFREEQGRQPVDNFYYAQEDEVFAGAEKYDYRWSVHRPHTIIGHAVGNAMNMGQTLAVYATLCKEKGWPFIFPGSPEQWNGIVDMTDAGLLAEQLHWAATSPNGANEDFNAVNGDVFRWNWMWPKLAEYFGIEAAEFPAQMMPLENRMQEAASAWQAIAEQHQLREADVTKLASWWHTDADLGRPMEAFTDMSKSRKAGFIGYRSTLDAFTQLFDKLKAEKVIPE comes from the coding sequence ATGAAAAAGCAGGCTTTGATTGTGGGCATCAGCGGCGTTATCGGCCGCGCACTGGCAGAAAAATTACAACATGAAGGCTGGGAGGTCACCGGTCTGTCTCGCGGACGCGGTGCAGTACCTGAGGGCGCCACCAGCCTGACCGCCGATCTGACCGACGCGGAAGCCGTCCGTGACGCACTGAAATCAGTTAAACCCGATGCGCTGTTCTTCAGTGTCTGGGCGCGTCAGGAAAATGAGAAAGAGAATATCCGCGTGAACGGCGGCATGGTGCGCAATGTGATTGAAGCTCTGGGCGATCGCCTGAAGGGTTCACACGTGGCGCTGGTGACTGGCCTGAAGCACTACCTGGGTCCGTTTGAAGCGTACGGTAAAGGCGCGGTGCCGGTAACACCGTTCCGTGAAGAGCAGGGCCGCCAGCCGGTCGATAACTTCTACTACGCGCAGGAAGATGAAGTCTTCGCGGGCGCAGAGAAGTATGACTACCGCTGGAGCGTGCACCGTCCGCATACCATTATCGGTCATGCTGTGGGTAACGCGATGAATATGGGTCAGACGCTGGCGGTTTACGCAACGCTGTGCAAAGAGAAGGGCTGGCCGTTTATCTTCCCAGGCTCACCAGAGCAGTGGAACGGCATTGTTGATATGACCGATGCGGGTCTGCTGGCTGAGCAGCTGCACTGGGCGGCCACTTCCCCGAATGGCGCTAATGAGGATTTCAATGCGGTAAACGGCGACGTGTTCCGCTGGAACTGGATGTGGCCAAAACTGGCTGAGTATTTCGGTATCGAAGCCGCAGAATTCCCGGCACAGATGATGCCGCTGGAAAATCGCATGCAGGAAGCCGCCAGTGCATGGCAGGCGATTGCAGAGCAGCATCAGCTGCGTGAGGCGGATGTGACTAAGCTGGCCTCGTGGTGGCATACCGATGCCGACCTGGGTCGTCCGATGGAAGCCTTTACCGATATGAGTAAAAGCCGTAAAGCGGGCTTCATCGGCTACCGCAGCACGCTCGACGCCTTTACTCAGCTGTTTGATAAGCTAAAAGCGGAAAAAGTGATTCCGGAATAA
- a CDS encoding OmpA family protein, giving the protein MKKNISLMLLTLALVGCQSKERFSEAQIAAMKSAGFTQNMEGWGLGLSDKILFGVNESELTPASKSTIQGMAKNLASTGIEHVRIDGHTDNYGKPDYNQQLSLKRANAVAAQWAVGAAIPRENIVTRGLGMSAPVTSNDSAQGRAQNRRVAIVITAP; this is encoded by the coding sequence ATGAAGAAGAACATTTCCCTGATGCTGCTTACTCTGGCGCTGGTCGGTTGTCAGTCGAAAGAGCGTTTCAGTGAGGCGCAAATCGCCGCGATGAAAAGTGCCGGATTCACTCAGAACATGGAAGGCTGGGGATTAGGCTTATCCGACAAGATTCTGTTTGGCGTAAATGAATCAGAACTGACTCCGGCCAGTAAAAGCACGATTCAGGGGATGGCGAAGAACCTGGCGTCGACCGGTATTGAGCATGTGCGCATCGACGGGCATACCGATAATTACGGCAAGCCCGATTACAACCAGCAGCTGTCGTTAAAAAGAGCGAATGCGGTTGCGGCACAGTGGGCTGTCGGCGCGGCGATACCCCGCGAAAATATCGTCACACGTGGCCTGGGCATGAGTGCGCCGGTGACCAGCAATGACAGCGCACAAGGGCGTGCACAAAACCGGCGCGTAGCGATTGTGATCACGGCCCCGTGA
- a CDS encoding sugar porter family MFS transporter: MEKELYISSNPASGPNSATRTEPFVKIIALVATLGGLLFGYDTGVVSGALLFMRGDLHLTPFTTGLVTSSLLFGAAFGALAAGHLADGLGRRRIIIALALIFALGAVGSALAPDVTWMIASRLFLGFAVGGAAATVPVYIAEIAPANKRGQLVTLQELMIVSGQLLAYISNATFNDIWGGENTWRWMLALSIVPAILLWIGMIFMPETPRWHVMKGRSQAAREVLEKTRAAEDVEWELEEIDETIEENRQRGKGRLRDLATPWLMKIFLLGVGIAAIQQLTGVNTIMYYAPTMLTAAGLSNDAALFATIANGVISVVMTLVGIGLIGKVGRRPLVLIGQMGCTCCLFFIGLVCWLMPEYLNGAVNLLRAYLVLAGMLMFLCFQQGALSPVTWLLLSEIFPARMRGICMGGAVFSLWIANFAISMAFPLLLAAFGLAGAFFIFAAIGIGGSVFVVKFIPETRGRSLEQVEHYFYALYNGKK, translated from the coding sequence ATGGAAAAAGAACTCTATATCTCGTCGAACCCGGCCTCCGGTCCAAATAGCGCCACCCGCACCGAGCCTTTTGTGAAGATTATTGCGCTGGTCGCCACCCTGGGCGGATTGCTGTTTGGTTATGACACCGGCGTGGTCTCGGGTGCGCTGCTGTTTATGCGCGGGGATCTGCATCTCACGCCGTTTACCACCGGGCTGGTCACCAGCTCCCTGCTCTTTGGCGCGGCCTTTGGCGCGCTGGCGGCTGGTCATCTGGCGGATGGCCTCGGCAGACGACGCATTATCATCGCGCTGGCACTGATCTTCGCCCTGGGGGCCGTCGGATCAGCCCTGGCCCCGGATGTCACCTGGATGATCGCCTCACGCCTGTTCCTGGGCTTTGCCGTAGGTGGCGCAGCGGCCACCGTGCCGGTCTACATCGCAGAAATCGCGCCCGCCAACAAACGCGGCCAGTTGGTCACCCTGCAGGAGCTGATGATCGTCAGCGGTCAGCTGCTGGCCTACATCTCTAACGCCACCTTTAACGATATCTGGGGCGGCGAAAACACCTGGCGCTGGATGCTGGCGCTGTCGATTGTCCCCGCCATTCTGCTCTGGATCGGCATGATATTTATGCCTGAAACCCCACGCTGGCACGTCATGAAAGGCCGCAGTCAGGCCGCCCGTGAAGTACTGGAGAAAACCCGTGCCGCCGAGGATGTGGAATGGGAACTGGAAGAGATTGATGAAACCATCGAAGAGAACCGCCAGCGTGGCAAAGGCCGCCTGCGCGATCTCGCGACACCCTGGCTGATGAAAATCTTCCTGCTGGGCGTGGGTATCGCCGCCATTCAGCAGCTGACCGGCGTCAATACCATCATGTATTACGCCCCTACCATGCTGACCGCCGCCGGGCTGAGTAACGATGCCGCGCTGTTCGCCACTATCGCTAATGGCGTGATTTCGGTGGTGATGACGCTGGTGGGTATCGGGTTAATCGGCAAAGTGGGCCGTCGCCCGCTGGTGCTAATCGGGCAGATGGGCTGCACCTGCTGCCTGTTCTTCATCGGGCTGGTCTGCTGGCTGATGCCGGAATACCTCAATGGCGCGGTCAACCTGCTGCGGGCTTATCTGGTGCTGGCGGGCATGCTGATGTTTCTCTGCTTCCAGCAGGGCGCGCTGTCACCGGTCACCTGGCTGCTGCTGTCGGAAATTTTCCCCGCGCGGATGCGTGGCATCTGTATGGGCGGCGCGGTCTTCTCGCTGTGGATCGCTAATTTCGCCATCTCCATGGCCTTCCCGCTGTTATTAGCCGCATTTGGTCTGGCCGGTGCCTTCTTTATATTCGCGGCAATCGGCATCGGCGGTTCTGTTTTTGTTGTGAAGTTTATTCCCGAAACCCGGGGAAGAAGTCTTGAGCAGGTCGAGCACTATTTCTATGCGCTTTATAACGGCAAAAAATAG
- the fumA gene encoding class I fumarate hydratase FumA, which produces MSNKPFVYQNPFPLSHEDTEYYLLSREHVSVAEFEGQEILKVDPQALTLLSQQAFHDASFMLRPAHQQQVASILEDPDASDNDKYVALQFLRNSEIAAKGVLPTCQDTGTAIIMGKKGQRVWTGGGDEAALSQGIYNTYIEDNLRYSQNAALDMYKEVNTGTNLPAQIDLYSVDGDEYKFLCIAKGGGSANKTYLYQETKALLSPGKLKNYLVDKMRTLGTAACPPYHIAFVIGGTSAESTLKTVKLASTHYYDGLPTEGNEHGQAFRDVQLEQELLEAAQQLGLGAQFGGKYFAHDIRVVRLPRHGASCPIGMGVSCSADRNIKAKINREGIWIEKLESNPGRLIPEALRQQGEGEVLQVNLNRPMEEILAQLSAYPVSTRLSLTGTIIVARDIAHARLKERIDNGEGLPQYIKDHPVYYAGPAKTPEGYASGSLGPTTAGRMDSYVDLLQAHGGSKIMLAKGNRSQQVTDACHKHGGFYLGSIGGPAAVLAQQSIKSLECVEYPELGMEAIWKIEVENFPAFILVDDKGNDFFQHIERAHCAKCVK; this is translated from the coding sequence ATGTCGAACAAACCTTTTGTCTATCAGAACCCTTTTCCGCTGTCCCACGAAGATACTGAATACTATTTGCTGAGTCGCGAGCATGTCTCGGTCGCTGAGTTTGAGGGTCAGGAGATCCTGAAAGTCGACCCGCAGGCACTGACGCTGCTGAGTCAGCAGGCCTTCCACGACGCCTCTTTCATGCTGCGTCCGGCCCACCAGCAGCAGGTTGCCTCCATCCTTGAAGATCCGGACGCCAGCGACAATGACAAATATGTCGCCCTGCAGTTTTTGAGAAACTCTGAAATTGCCGCGAAAGGCGTGCTGCCGACCTGTCAGGATACCGGCACCGCGATCATCATGGGCAAAAAGGGCCAGCGCGTCTGGACCGGCGGTGGCGACGAGGCCGCGCTGTCACAGGGTATCTACAACACCTACATTGAAGATAACCTGCGCTATTCACAGAATGCCGCGCTGGATATGTACAAAGAGGTGAATACCGGCACTAACCTGCCAGCGCAGATCGATCTCTACAGCGTCGATGGCGATGAGTACAAGTTCCTCTGTATCGCCAAAGGTGGCGGCTCCGCCAACAAAACCTATCTCTATCAGGAAACCAAAGCGTTGCTGAGTCCGGGCAAGCTGAAAAATTACCTGGTCGATAAGATGCGTACCCTCGGCACCGCGGCCTGTCCGCCTTACCATATTGCGTTTGTTATCGGCGGCACCTCGGCTGAAAGCACCCTGAAAACCGTTAAGCTCGCCTCGACGCACTATTACGATGGTTTACCGACCGAAGGCAACGAGCATGGTCAGGCGTTCCGCGACGTACAGCTGGAGCAGGAACTGCTGGAAGCCGCGCAACAGCTCGGCCTCGGCGCGCAGTTTGGCGGAAAATATTTCGCCCACGACATCCGCGTGGTGCGTCTGCCGCGTCACGGTGCGTCGTGCCCGATTGGCATGGGCGTCTCCTGCTCGGCTGACCGTAACATCAAAGCGAAGATCAACCGTGAAGGTATCTGGATTGAGAAACTGGAATCAAATCCAGGCCGCTTGATCCCGGAAGCGCTGCGTCAGCAGGGCGAAGGTGAAGTGTTGCAGGTCAATCTTAACCGTCCGATGGAAGAGATTCTGGCGCAGCTCTCTGCTTATCCGGTCTCTACCCGCCTGTCACTGACCGGCACCATTATCGTGGCGCGTGATATCGCGCATGCCAGGCTCAAAGAGCGCATCGATAACGGCGAAGGATTACCGCAATACATCAAAGATCACCCGGTCTATTACGCCGGTCCGGCCAAAACGCCAGAAGGTTATGCGTCCGGTTCACTCGGCCCGACCACTGCCGGACGTATGGATTCCTACGTGGATCTGCTGCAGGCCCACGGCGGCAGTAAAATCATGCTGGCGAAAGGCAACCGCAGTCAGCAGGTAACCGATGCCTGTCATAAACATGGCGGCTTCTACCTGGGCAGCATCGGCGGTCCGGCCGCGGTTCTGGCGCAGCAGAGCATCAAAAGTCTGGAATGCGTGGAGTATCCTGAGCTGGGCATGGAAGCGATCTGGAAAATCGAGGTGGAGAACTTCCCAGCCTTTATCCTGGTCGATGACAAAGGTAATGACTTCTTCCAGCACATTGAGCGCGCCCACTGCGCGAAATGCGTTAAGTAA